A single window of Opisthocomus hoazin isolate bOpiHoa1 chromosome 5, bOpiHoa1.hap1, whole genome shotgun sequence DNA harbors:
- the SLC25A4 gene encoding ADP/ATP translocase 1: MGDQALSFLKDFLAGGIAAAISKTAVAPIERVKLLLQVQHASKQITAEKQYKGIIDCVVRIPKEQGIISFWRGNLANVIRYFPTQALNFAFKDKYKQIFLGGVDRHKQFWRYFAGNLASGGAAGATSLCFVYPLDFARTRLAADVGKGVSEREFTGLGDCIMKIFKSDGLRGLYQGFNVSVQGIIIYRAAYFGIYDTAKGMLPDPKNVHIVVSWMIAQTVTAVAGLVSYPFDTVRRRMMMQSGRKGADIMYKGTIDCWKKIAKDEGSKAFFKGAWSNVLRGMGGAFVLVLYDEIKKYV; encoded by the exons ATGGGTGACCAAGCGCTCAGCTTCCTCAAGGACTTTTTGGCGGGCGGGATCGCCGCCGCCATCTCCAAGACGGCTGTCGCCCCCATCGagagagtgaagctgctgctgcag GTCCAGCATGCCAGCAAGCAGATCACGGCGGAGAAGCAGTACAAGGGCATCATCGACTGCGTAGTCCGCATCCCCAAGGAGCAAGGCATCATCTCCTTCTGGAGAGGCAACCTGGCCAATGTCATCCGGTACTTCCCCACCCAGGCCCTCAACTTCGCCTTCAAGGACAAGTACAAGCAGATCTTCCTGGGGGGAGTGGACAGGCACAAGCAGTTCTGGCGCTACTTCGCGGGGAACCTGGCGTctgggggcgcggcgggagccaCCTCCCTCTGCTTCGTCTACCCGCTGGATTTCGCCAGGACCCGGCTGGCGGCCGATGTGGGCAAAGGAGTCAGCGAGAGGGAGTTCACTGGGCTGGGCGACTGCATCATGAAGATCTTCAAGTCTGATGGCTTGAGGGGCCTGTACCAAGGATTCAATGTGTCTGTCCAGGGCATCATCATCTACAGAGCAGCCTATTTTGGGATTTATGACACGGCCAAGG GTATGTTGCCTGATCCAAAGAATGTGCATATCGTAGTGAGCTGGATGATTGCCCAGACTGTCACTGCAGTAGCAGGGCTGGTTTCTTACCCTTTTGATACCGTGCGACGTAGGATGATGATGCAGTCTGGGCGAAAGGGAG CGGATATTATGTACAAGGGCACAATTGATTGCTGGAAGAAGATAGCTAAAGATGAAGGATCCAAAGCTTTCTTCAAAGGTGCCTGGTCGAATGTGTTGAGAGGCATGGGCGGAGCTTTTGTATTAGTACTTTATGATGAAATTAAGAAATACGTCTAA